In a genomic window of Chryseobacterium sp. G0162:
- a CDS encoding helix-turn-helix domain-containing protein produces MNDEIIEKDLDLEAQIKDHIAYFPLAGASEISGFRSPDSYVFIFFEKAGGRHSVDFVDYEEEDNQVHVSFPGQIHSWKTKAEAKGHKLILSKRFIETKLCNMKFLSLLYNKFPVINIPIEVSRKLSLEFQLMKGELDAEFVNSDVISFRTKIIVSFIKSVIEELEEQELTVTKRHPIILKFMELVEINFTESKSVFFYAEKLAVTPNYLNVLTKKTLGVTAKELIDAHVVLEAKRLLKGSDESIKQIAYNLGFYTIGSFSSYIS; encoded by the coding sequence ATGAACGATGAAATTATTGAAAAGGATCTTGATCTAGAGGCACAGATAAAAGATCATATTGCTTATTTTCCATTAGCAGGGGCAAGCGAAATATCTGGTTTTAGATCACCGGATAGTTATGTTTTTATTTTTTTTGAGAAAGCTGGTGGTAGGCATTCTGTTGACTTTGTGGATTATGAAGAGGAAGATAACCAAGTTCATGTTTCCTTTCCCGGACAAATTCATTCCTGGAAGACGAAAGCTGAAGCAAAGGGACATAAGTTGATTTTGTCTAAAAGATTTATTGAAACTAAATTATGCAATATGAAATTTTTATCATTATTGTATAATAAGTTTCCTGTTATCAATATACCCATTGAAGTGAGTAGGAAATTATCTCTGGAATTTCAGTTAATGAAAGGAGAGCTTGATGCGGAATTTGTCAATTCAGATGTGATAAGTTTTAGAACAAAAATTATAGTCTCATTTATAAAATCGGTTATAGAGGAGCTTGAAGAGCAGGAGTTAACTGTAACCAAGCGCCATCCAATTATCCTAAAGTTTATGGAGTTGGTTGAAATTAATTTTACAGAGTCTAAATCAGTGTTTTTCTATGCTGAGAAACTTGCAGTAACTCCAAATTATCTCAATGTGCTTACAAAAAAGACATTAGGTGTTACAGCAAAAGAACTTATCGATGCACATGTTGTACTTGAAGCAAAGCGGCTTTTAAAAGGGTCTGACGAATCAATCAAGCAGATTGCGTATAACTTGGGATTCTACACTATTGGATCGTTTTCTAGTTACATATCCTAG
- a CDS encoding helix-turn-helix domain-containing protein, with product MYNEDPNYKRIYEDIIALRHPEKRTACEKILSKKKLISLDVLALNVIIFGHGESNQKYKSYDKESIFKMLQYQKEKKMNNKEAALHFNLSRNTISKWKRIKFKL from the coding sequence ATGTACAACGAAGACCCAAATTACAAGAGAATCTACGAAGATATTATAGCATTGCGCCATCCTGAAAAACGAACAGCTTGCGAAAAAATTCTTAGCAAAAAAAAGCTTATTTCACTTGATGTACTTGCGCTCAATGTAATAATATTTGGTCATGGTGAATCTAATCAAAAATATAAATCATATGATAAAGAATCGATATTTAAAATGCTGCAATATCAAAAGGAAAAAAAAATGAATAATAAAGAAGCAGCTCTACATTTCAATCTAAGTAGAAACACAATTTCCAAATGGAAAAGGATCAAATTTAAATTGTAG